Proteins encoded in a region of the Anaerobacillus sp. CMMVII genome:
- a CDS encoding benzoate/H(+) symporter BenE family transporter yields MNIRQKEQIRWGNLFFPFKDLTHQNIAAGLIAGIFVITGPTALILEASSNGNFDVTQTVLWVFAVYVFGGLFGIFLPLYYRIPITGGHTLTGVAFLATTTSQFSYHELLGAFIVSGILMLLIGVVGFFSKLIKIIPKEVISAMLAGMITKYMVDFIVSVNQLVTVGVISMATFFIFSKWKTKIPPVIAAIVIGFIVLFLSYPLDSADSALTMVLPQPHLPEFNLLSFISVSLPLALLILSNDTAVALGALEQNKYKVPVDKIVSSSGVFSIFASFFGGQSANIAGMATVICSDDEAGPKEKRYMGSVVAGILLLVFGIFAWKLVPFIQALPKEFIAIMVGFSLFGVFGNNLNQSFSRQSLKMSTTFAFIIALSGITIASISAPVWALLVGTLIARNIEK; encoded by the coding sequence TTGAATATTCGTCAAAAAGAACAAATAAGGTGGGGAAATCTATTTTTTCCGTTCAAAGATTTAACTCATCAAAATATTGCGGCAGGGTTAATCGCAGGAATTTTTGTCATTACGGGCCCCACTGCACTTATCTTAGAGGCTTCATCGAATGGTAATTTTGATGTAACACAAACAGTTCTGTGGGTTTTTGCAGTTTATGTTTTTGGAGGCTTATTTGGAATTTTTCTTCCATTATATTATCGAATACCTATAACTGGTGGACATACGCTGACTGGCGTTGCATTTTTAGCAACGACTACCTCCCAATTTTCCTACCATGAATTATTAGGAGCGTTCATAGTTTCTGGAATTCTCATGTTGTTGATAGGTGTCGTAGGCTTTTTCTCAAAACTAATCAAGATTATCCCTAAAGAAGTAATTTCTGCCATGCTAGCAGGGATGATCACAAAGTATATGGTCGACTTTATTGTTTCCGTTAATCAGCTTGTTACGGTTGGGGTTATTTCCATGGCGACCTTTTTTATTTTTAGTAAATGGAAAACAAAAATACCACCTGTCATTGCGGCGATCGTGATTGGATTTATTGTATTGTTCCTAAGCTATCCATTAGATAGTGCGGACTCGGCATTAACGATGGTACTCCCACAGCCTCATCTACCAGAGTTCAATCTATTAAGCTTCATTTCTGTCTCGCTTCCTCTCGCCCTACTCATTTTAAGTAATGACACTGCGGTTGCACTAGGAGCATTAGAACAAAACAAATATAAAGTCCCAGTTGATAAAATCGTCTCCTCTAGCGGAGTGTTTTCCATTTTCGCGAGTTTCTTTGGAGGGCAATCAGCGAATATTGCTGGAATGGCAACGGTCATCTGTTCGGATGATGAAGCTGGCCCGAAAGAAAAGCGGTACATGGGCTCTGTCGTTGCAGGCATACTTCTTCTAGTATTCGGAATATTTGCGTGGAAACTTGTGCCATTTATCCAGGCACTGCCAAAAGAATTTATTGCGATCATGGTTGGTTTTTCACTTTTTGGTGTATTTGGTAATAATTTAAATCAGAGCTTTTCTAGGCAATCCCTAAAAATGAGTACAACATTTGCCTTTATCATTGCATTGTCCGGTATCACCATCGCTAGTATAAGTGCCCCGGTCTGGGCCTTGTTAGTGGGTACTCTTATAGCTCGTAATATCGAGAAATAG
- a CDS encoding cache domain-containing protein, protein MKKRLQFWLLILSLTAVFGILFSTLFASYLVTKDTIIQNTLNVNEVYSHKLAQITDDSFKAMELNLEARSVDFIPGVDSREDLLSRLDRMINSSKYFNLLAVIDKEGILQAVSPRTEFLGQRLDTLGVIEALEKKRPLISEPYIASTGHMTVLISVPLWGDSGEYLGFLGGTIFLHEDNIVKTTLGDHFSNDGSYVYVVDRGGKLIYHPEASRIGEKVNENVVVEKVLSGINGRQRVTNTKGVDMLAGYSYVPTSGWGIVSQTPYNSIENPLQEKIGLIILYTLPFLFEFVILMPNTKGEEALIAAERLRNVVQSTPCLKEEYITISLGVGSYKRGEGLEEFFNRVDAALYRGKNEGRNRSILAN, encoded by the coding sequence ATGAAGAAAAGGTTACAATTTTGGTTGTTAATACTTAGTCTAACTGCTGTATTTGGTATTTTATTTAGTACGCTTTTTGCTTCGTATCTTGTTACGAAAGATACTATAATCCAGAACACTCTTAACGTTAATGAGGTTTATTCTCATAAATTAGCGCAAATAACCGACGATAGTTTTAAAGCGATGGAATTAAATTTAGAGGCTAGAAGTGTCGATTTTATCCCAGGTGTAGATAGCAGGGAGGATTTATTGAGTAGATTAGACCGGATGATTAACAGTAGTAAATACTTTAATCTATTAGCTGTTATAGATAAGGAGGGGATATTACAAGCAGTTTCACCTAGAACAGAATTTCTAGGACAAAGACTAGATACGTTAGGTGTTATTGAAGCCCTTGAGAAGAAGAGACCGTTAATATCAGAACCCTACATTGCGAGCACAGGTCATATGACTGTTCTTATTTCTGTTCCGTTATGGGGAGATTCTGGAGAATACTTAGGTTTCTTAGGTGGAACTATTTTTTTACATGAAGACAACATCGTAAAAACAACCCTTGGAGATCACTTTTCAAATGACGGATCATATGTGTATGTTGTTGATCGTGGTGGAAAATTAATCTATCATCCTGAAGCAAGTCGAATAGGTGAAAAAGTAAACGAAAATGTTGTTGTCGAGAAGGTTTTGTCGGGGATAAACGGAAGGCAAAGGGTAACGAATACAAAAGGGGTAGATATGCTTGCTGGCTACTCCTATGTGCCTACAAGTGGATGGGGGATTGTTTCACAAACTCCATACAATTCAATAGAAAATCCTCTGCAGGAAAAAATTGGTTTGATTATCCTATACACACTACCGTTTCTATTTGAGTTTGTAATACTTATGCCTAACACCAAAGGGGAAGAAGCATTAATTGCAGCTGAGCGTCTTCGTAACGTTGTTCAAAGTACTCCTTGCCTAAAAGAAGAGTATATTACGATCTCTTTAGGAGTAGGTTCTTATAAACGTGGTGAAGGACTAGAGGAATTCTTCAATCGTGTGGACGCCGCCTTATATCGAGGAAAAAATGAAGGAAGAAATAGGAGTATTTTAGCTAATTGA
- a CDS encoding malate:quinone oxidoreductase, which translates to MTNRATKTDVILIGAGIMSATLGALLKELVPEWEITVFEKLDNPGEESSNEWNNAGTGHAALCELNYTVEKKDGSVDISKAIQINQQFQVSLQFWSYLVNKKLIKQPHDFIRPLPHMSLVQGEQDVTFLKNRFKALSNNPLFRGMEFSEDPNKLKEWIPLVMQDRALNEPIAATKIDSGTDVNFGALTRMLFNHLKTTNVDIRYRHSVEDFKRTNDGLWELKVWNMDTGEIERHRAKFVFIGAGGGSLHLLQKTGIPEGKHIGGFPVSGLFMVCNNPFVVERHHGKLYGKAKVGAPPMSVPHLDTRYIDNKKSLLFGPFAGFSPKFLKTGSNLDLITSVKPNNLLTMLAAGAKEMSLTKYLIQQVMLTKEQRMEELREFIPNAKSEDWDLVVAGQRVQVIKDTEAGGKGTLQFGTEVITASDGSIAALLGASPGASTAVQVMLEVITKCFPDHVSEWEPKLKELIPSYGVSLMDNPTLLEEIQTSTAKALGLAPNKQTTTKKETRVLQEA; encoded by the coding sequence ATGACTAACAGAGCAACTAAAACAGATGTTATTTTAATTGGCGCAGGAATCATGAGTGCGACTTTAGGGGCACTCTTGAAAGAACTAGTACCTGAATGGGAAATTACAGTGTTTGAAAAGCTCGATAATCCGGGCGAGGAAAGCTCTAACGAATGGAATAATGCAGGAACGGGGCATGCGGCACTATGTGAACTGAACTACACGGTCGAAAAAAAGGATGGTTCTGTTGATATTAGTAAAGCAATTCAAATAAATCAACAGTTTCAGGTCTCATTGCAGTTTTGGTCTTACCTAGTAAACAAGAAGCTTATTAAACAACCACATGACTTTATCAGGCCGTTGCCTCACATGAGTCTAGTCCAAGGGGAACAAGATGTTACGTTTTTAAAAAATCGTTTTAAAGCGCTGTCAAACAACCCTCTATTTCGAGGAATGGAATTTTCTGAGGATCCAAACAAGCTGAAAGAATGGATTCCCCTAGTTATGCAAGACCGCGCCTTAAACGAGCCAATCGCGGCAACAAAAATTGACTCGGGTACGGATGTCAACTTTGGCGCTTTAACGCGGATGTTGTTTAATCATTTAAAGACTACGAACGTTGACATAAGGTATAGGCATAGTGTTGAGGATTTTAAACGTACTAACGATGGTTTGTGGGAATTAAAAGTGTGGAATATGGATACAGGAGAAATCGAACGCCATAGAGCAAAATTCGTCTTTATTGGTGCAGGTGGAGGAAGCTTACACTTACTACAAAAGACTGGTATTCCTGAAGGAAAACATATTGGTGGCTTCCCTGTAAGTGGACTATTTATGGTTTGTAATAATCCATTTGTCGTCGAGCGGCATCATGGAAAACTCTACGGTAAGGCAAAGGTTGGTGCTCCACCAATGTCTGTTCCGCACCTTGACACAAGATATATTGATAATAAAAAATCGTTGCTATTTGGACCATTTGCTGGTTTCTCACCAAAATTTTTGAAAACAGGTTCGAATTTAGATTTAATCACTTCTGTCAAACCGAATAATCTTCTGACAATGTTGGCAGCAGGGGCAAAAGAGATGTCTTTGACAAAATACCTAATTCAGCAAGTGATGTTAACAAAAGAACAGCGTATGGAAGAGTTACGTGAGTTTATTCCGAATGCGAAAAGTGAGGACTGGGATTTAGTAGTCGCTGGGCAGCGTGTACAAGTGATTAAAGATACAGAAGCTGGTGGCAAAGGAACGCTTCAATTCGGCACGGAAGTAATTACTGCTTCTGACGGGTCGATCGCAGCATTGCTCGGCGCTTCACCAGGTGCTTCGACAGCTGTTCAGGTCATGCTTGAAGTCATAACAAAATGCTTCCCAGACCATGTGAGTGAGTGGGAACCGAAACTAAAGGAGTTAATCCCTTCTTACGGTGTTTCACTCATGGATAATCCAACGCTACTAGAAGAAATTCAAACTTCAACAGCAAAAGCGCTGGGCTTAGCTCCAAATAAACAAACAACAACGAAAAAAGAAACTCGTGTATTACAAGAAGCATAA
- a CDS encoding SRPBCC family protein, which translates to MSIRFEVRRQTSVSKQKAYHGLIDLNSARTWMQGFVGIERLDEGPMKVGSEWMETRKMFGKEASEHFEVVELIEPDKIVLRCDGTKGTTGKGEFVFSYILATSNDHTEITLNGEINGLTGFSKLLGKLMAGTFKKACAKDMDALIRYLEK; encoded by the coding sequence TTGAGTATTCGTTTTGAAGTGAGAAGACAGACAAGTGTATCAAAGCAAAAAGCTTATCATGGTTTAATTGATCTTAATTCTGCTAGGACCTGGATGCAAGGGTTTGTGGGCATAGAAAGATTAGATGAAGGTCCTATGAAAGTAGGAAGTGAGTGGATGGAAACTAGAAAGATGTTTGGAAAAGAGGCTTCTGAACATTTTGAAGTAGTTGAACTTATTGAACCCGATAAAATTGTTCTACGCTGCGATGGAACGAAAGGAACAACTGGCAAAGGTGAATTTGTGTTTAGCTACATACTTGCAACTTCAAATGATCATACAGAGATTACCTTAAACGGTGAAATCAACGGACTTACTGGTTTTTCAAAGTTACTCGGAAAATTGATGGCAGGAACTTTTAAAAAAGCTTGCGCCAAAGATATGGATGCGCTAATAAGGTATTTGGAAAAATAA
- a CDS encoding sugar ABC transporter substrate-binding protein, protein MKKAWKLFTLLLVSTLFIGMLAACNSNTGVGGDGSGVSIGIVLPTKDEPRWVQDEQRFKDALANSNYTTEILFSQGSSAREKENVEALISKGIKVLIIAPHDGAAAGSAVEAAKKEGITVISYDRLITETDAVDYYVTFDSIAVGAAQGQYLIDNAQGTNVPLYLYAGASSDNNAFLFFEGAWSVLQPKIADGTFVIANSSEAVAMQGKAVLTRDEMGKILGQVTTSWDPNEAKNKAQTHLTAASSALKGDVAILAPNDGTARSIADVFATDGEVTSFLVTGQDAEKASIQYVIDGKQSMTVFKDVRTLVKDAMGMAVDILDDKTPGTTGSYNNGKIDVKAKQTDVIVVEQGNVKTELIDSDYYQANDFTGL, encoded by the coding sequence ATGAAGAAAGCTTGGAAATTATTTACTTTATTACTTGTTTCAACATTGTTTATTGGAATGCTTGCGGCTTGTAACAGTAACACTGGTGTAGGTGGAGACGGAAGCGGAGTAAGTATTGGTATCGTTTTACCTACAAAAGATGAGCCGAGATGGGTTCAGGACGAACAGAGGTTTAAAGATGCTTTAGCAAATTCTAATTACACAACAGAAATTTTGTTCAGCCAGGGTTCTTCTGCGAGAGAAAAAGAAAATGTTGAGGCGTTAATTAGTAAAGGGATTAAAGTTCTTATTATTGCGCCACATGATGGTGCAGCAGCAGGGTCAGCTGTAGAGGCTGCGAAAAAAGAAGGCATCACAGTGATTTCTTACGACCGCTTAATTACTGAAACAGATGCGGTTGATTATTACGTAACATTCGATAGTATCGCAGTAGGTGCTGCTCAAGGCCAATATTTAATTGATAATGCCCAAGGTACGAATGTTCCATTATACTTGTATGCTGGTGCTTCTTCTGATAACAATGCATTCTTATTTTTCGAGGGAGCTTGGAGTGTCCTTCAACCTAAGATTGCTGATGGTACATTTGTAATCGCTAACTCAAGTGAAGCAGTTGCAATGCAAGGTAAAGCAGTGCTAACTCGTGATGAGATGGGGAAAATTCTTGGTCAGGTAACAACGAGCTGGGATCCAAACGAAGCGAAAAATAAAGCACAAACACATTTGACTGCTGCTAGTTCAGCGTTAAAAGGTGATGTTGCTATACTTGCACCGAACGATGGAACAGCTCGTTCAATTGCTGATGTATTTGCTACTGATGGTGAAGTGACCAGTTTTCTTGTAACAGGGCAAGATGCAGAAAAGGCTTCTATTCAATATGTGATCGATGGAAAACAATCCATGACAGTTTTTAAGGATGTACGTACTCTTGTTAAGGATGCAATGGGAATGGCTGTTGATATTTTAGATGACAAAACACCAGGAACTACTGGATCTTACAATAATGGGAAAATTGATGTAAAAGCAAAACAAACGGATGTTATTGTTGTCGAACAAGGAAATGTGAAAACTGAACTAATTGATTCTGATTATTATCAAGCCAACGATTTTACGGGCTTATAA
- a CDS encoding sugar ABC transporter ATP-binding protein: MSEYILEMHKISKEFTGVKALSNVNFKVKKGEIHCLVGENGAGKSTLMKVLSGVYPFGTYEGDIVFEGNVQQFHKINDSVKTGIAIIYQELALFPDLTVYENIFAGNEIKKGGVIDWNRTIVEATNMLKKVKLDVNPETLVRDLGVGKRQLIEIAKALSKDVKLLILDEPTAALNEDDSENLLKLLGDLKNQGITSIMISHKLKEVISIADSATVLRDGQTICTLDSSKGEITESTIIKNMVGREIDDIYPKRENKTFGEKVLEINNWSAYDPNQGRQVIKDANLYVRKGEIIGLAGLMGAGRTELALSIFGNAKSYKIKGDLIVDGELQIFKHPSDAIKSGIAYVTEDRKGDGLFLTQDIKTNISAANLKGISKNGVLNQNEEIKISAEYKNSLTIKASSLEQVVGNLSGGNQQKVSLGKWLYVGPKLLILDEPTRGIDVGAKFEIYSVMNKLIEQGLSIIMISSELGEVLGMSDRVYVMAQGEIKGELQIEDADQEKIMQLATQ, translated from the coding sequence ATGAGCGAATATATATTGGAAATGCACAAAATATCAAAAGAATTTACTGGGGTCAAAGCTCTTAGCAATGTTAACTTCAAAGTGAAAAAAGGTGAAATTCACTGCTTAGTAGGTGAGAACGGAGCAGGAAAGTCTACTTTAATGAAAGTTCTTAGTGGTGTTTATCCCTTTGGAACCTATGAAGGGGATATTGTATTTGAGGGCAATGTTCAACAGTTCCATAAAATCAATGACAGCGTAAAAACTGGAATTGCAATCATTTATCAAGAGCTGGCTTTGTTCCCGGACCTTACAGTCTATGAAAATATTTTTGCTGGCAACGAAATAAAAAAGGGTGGAGTCATCGATTGGAATAGAACAATTGTTGAAGCCACAAATATGCTCAAAAAGGTAAAGCTGGACGTTAATCCTGAAACGCTGGTGAGGGATTTAGGAGTAGGGAAAAGACAATTGATTGAAATTGCCAAAGCCTTAAGTAAAGATGTAAAGTTGTTAATTTTAGACGAACCGACGGCTGCTTTAAATGAGGATGATAGTGAAAATTTATTAAAACTTCTTGGTGATTTAAAAAATCAAGGGATTACATCAATCATGATCTCACACAAATTGAAAGAAGTTATTTCAATTGCTGATAGTGCGACGGTTCTCCGCGATGGTCAAACGATTTGTACTCTTGACTCTTCAAAGGGTGAAATAACAGAAAGCACCATTATTAAAAATATGGTTGGTCGTGAAATTGATGATATCTATCCAAAAAGAGAAAACAAAACCTTTGGAGAAAAGGTTCTTGAGATAAATAATTGGTCGGCCTATGATCCTAATCAGGGACGACAAGTCATAAAAGATGCAAATCTTTACGTAAGAAAAGGTGAAATTATTGGTTTAGCGGGCCTAATGGGAGCTGGACGGACAGAGCTTGCATTGAGTATTTTTGGTAATGCCAAGTCCTATAAAATCAAGGGCGATTTAATTGTAGATGGTGAATTACAGATATTTAAGCATCCAAGTGATGCTATAAAATCTGGGATTGCCTATGTTACTGAGGATCGAAAGGGTGACGGCTTGTTTTTAACTCAGGATATTAAAACGAATATATCCGCAGCTAATCTAAAGGGAATTTCTAAAAACGGGGTGCTTAACCAAAACGAGGAAATTAAAATATCAGCTGAATATAAAAACTCACTAACTATTAAAGCATCTTCTTTGGAACAAGTAGTTGGCAATTTAAGTGGAGGTAACCAACAAAAGGTTTCATTGGGAAAATGGCTTTATGTCGGCCCGAAACTTCTGATTTTAGATGAACCTACCAGGGGCATTGATGTCGGGGCAAAATTTGAAATTTATAGTGTGATGAACAAGTTGATCGAACAAGGCTTAAGTATTATTATGATTTCCTCAGAGCTCGGCGAAGTGCTAGGGATGAGCGACCGTGTCTATGTAATGGCTCAAGGAGAAATTAAAGGTGAGCTGCAAATTGAAGACGCAGACCAAGAAAAAATCATGCAGCTTGCGACGCAATAG
- a CDS encoding sugar ABC transporter permease codes for MNLFTEAKTIISENIREYGMYIALIFIILIFSIMTDGLFISSRNISNLLDSAGYIAVLAVGVMLVIVIRHIDLSIGFLAGFLGAIAAILLMRVGLPVTMVIPIILLLGIVAGLITGFLVAKVGIPAFVATLAGWLIYRGALLQVTEKSGTISVQNDSFNAIGNGFIPSIMQVGGLHLLSLILGGLGIVFYIYSAVANRRNKIKYSFDVVSKQIFVLQLVFVSSIIAYITWILAGYNGFSWTVMIMLLVVLVYHFITTKTVLGRHIYAVGSNPEAAHLSGINVSKITFIVFGSMGLLSALSGILFTARLQSATTTAGTLFELDAIAAAYVGGVSAAGGVGKVTGAIIGAIVMASLTSGMNLLGVGISYQYIIKGGVLALAVIFDVMTRRKR; via the coding sequence ATGAATTTATTTACCGAGGCAAAAACGATCATTAGTGAAAATATTCGTGAGTATGGAATGTATATTGCGTTAATTTTTATTATCCTAATCTTTTCAATCATGACAGATGGACTTTTCATCTCTTCACGGAATATTAGCAATCTACTAGATTCGGCAGGGTATATTGCTGTATTGGCGGTAGGTGTCATGCTTGTCATCGTTATTCGACATATTGATTTATCGATCGGCTTTTTAGCTGGCTTCCTAGGTGCGATTGCCGCAATCTTGCTAATGCGAGTGGGATTACCGGTAACTATGGTCATTCCTATTATTCTTCTTTTAGGAATAGTAGCTGGATTGATTACTGGTTTTTTAGTAGCGAAAGTCGGGATCCCTGCTTTTGTCGCTACATTAGCTGGGTGGTTAATTTATCGCGGTGCACTTCTTCAGGTAACAGAGAAGAGCGGAACAATCAGTGTGCAAAACGATAGCTTTAATGCAATTGGGAACGGATTTATTCCGTCTATCATGCAAGTTGGTGGCCTTCACTTACTTTCACTAATTCTAGGTGGGTTGGGTATCGTATTTTATATTTATAGTGCGGTAGCGAATCGGAGAAACAAAATCAAGTATAGCTTTGACGTCGTTTCTAAACAAATTTTTGTTCTACAATTAGTTTTTGTTTCGTCTATCATTGCCTATATTACTTGGATTTTGGCAGGATATAATGGTTTTTCCTGGACGGTCATGATTATGCTGCTAGTTGTTCTTGTCTACCACTTCATCACAACTAAGACTGTTTTAGGCAGACATATTTATGCAGTTGGCAGTAACCCAGAAGCTGCACACCTTAGTGGTATAAATGTTAGTAAAATTACGTTTATCGTATTTGGTTCGATGGGTCTCCTTTCCGCTTTGTCTGGTATTCTATTCACCGCTCGTTTACAATCAGCTACAACAACTGCTGGTACATTATTTGAGCTTGACGCAATCGCCGCGGCCTACGTAGGTGGGGTATCCGCAGCAGGTGGTGTAGGTAAAGTGACTGGAGCAATTATCGGGGCAATTGTTATGGCTTCGCTCACAAGTGGGATGAATTTGCTTGGTGTAGGGATTTCCTATCAATATATCATTAAAGGTGGCGTCTTGGCGCTCGCAGTTATTTTTGATGTAATGACAAGAAGAAAAAGATAG
- a CDS encoding substrate-binding domain-containing protein, with amino-acid sequence MRGIGILMLTAIFFSLCYLTFVSADKVFRNDWQLPTAIEQSQFQYRLVLITRDMETPFWNKVGKGAMEEAGRLGASLEIWGSYDGNQEDFLKKIDIALHSKVDGIIVQGLDTEEFKSLTKVKASSYGIPIITVANDVPIEESLRRTYVGSNQYRAGKLIAKQLLDDMGDVGTVVLMYNNGKEYFQMQRLQGIESILHLYPNIQIVYGETEATREEIISNTKEILNKNPEVDAFIAVDANITGTMIQEINKRFQVEPYYIYTLDDGPDSLSLLTEGKLDGLLQQSPK; translated from the coding sequence TTGCGTGGTATAGGCATTTTGATGTTAACTGCTATTTTTTTTAGTCTTTGCTATCTTACATTTGTTTCTGCCGATAAAGTATTTCGCAATGATTGGCAACTTCCGACCGCGATTGAACAAAGTCAATTTCAATATCGGTTAGTACTAATTACTCGTGATATGGAGACCCCTTTTTGGAACAAAGTAGGCAAAGGTGCCATGGAGGAAGCCGGGAGGTTGGGGGCAAGCCTCGAGATATGGGGTAGCTATGATGGTAACCAAGAAGATTTCTTAAAAAAAATAGATATTGCTCTTCATTCAAAGGTCGACGGTATTATTGTTCAAGGACTAGATACGGAAGAGTTTAAGTCATTGACGAAGGTGAAGGCCTCCTCTTATGGGATACCGATTATCACCGTAGCTAACGATGTTCCAATTGAGGAGAGTCTCAGGAGAACCTATGTTGGTTCTAATCAATATAGGGCAGGTAAGTTGATTGCTAAGCAGTTACTTGACGATATGGGTGATGTTGGAACGGTTGTTCTCATGTATAACAATGGAAAAGAATATTTTCAGATGCAACGGCTACAAGGAATTGAAAGCATTCTTCATCTCTATCCGAATATTCAAATTGTCTACGGGGAAACCGAAGCAACGCGGGAGGAGATTATTTCTAACACAAAGGAGATCCTCAATAAAAATCCTGAGGTAGATGCTTTTATCGCCGTAGATGCCAATATTACAGGTACAATGATCCAAGAAATTAATAAGCGTTTTCAGGTGGAACCGTATTATATTTACACGTTAGATGATGGTCCAGATTCTTTGTCGCTACTTACTGAAGGAAAATTAGACGGTTTACTTCAGCAATCTCCAAAATGA